One genomic window of Roseateles sp. DAIF2 includes the following:
- the lptE gene encoding LPS assembly lipoprotein LptE, with protein MMDRRLLLSSLSAAVLAGCGFAPRREPELHFRSLGLQGFRPGSPLAVELKRQLGRTPVQLVEDFNKAEVVLEAKRDERDKTVVVSTSAGQVREWELRLRVDYLLRTAAGEILLPLTELRLTREMNYTESDALAKEQEEAQLFRAMQSDAVAQIMRRLAAVKLPS; from the coding sequence ATGATGGACCGCCGCCTGCTGCTCTCCAGCCTCTCGGCCGCCGTGCTCGCCGGCTGCGGCTTCGCGCCGCGCCGCGAGCCCGAGCTGCATTTCCGCAGCCTGGGCCTGCAGGGTTTTCGGCCCGGCTCGCCGCTGGCCGTCGAGCTGAAGCGCCAGCTCGGCCGCACGCCGGTGCAGCTGGTCGAGGACTTCAACAAGGCCGAGGTGGTGCTGGAGGCCAAGCGCGACGAGCGCGACAAGACCGTGGTCGTGTCGACCAGCGCCGGCCAGGTGCGCGAATGGGAGCTGCGCCTGCGCGTGGACTACCTGCTGCGCACCGCGGCCGGCGAGATCCTGCTGCCGCTGACCGAGCTGCGCCTGACCCGCGAAATGAACTACACCGAGTCCGACGCGCTGGCCAAGGAGCAGGAGGAGGCGCAGCTGTTCCGCGCGATGCAGTCCGACGCGGTGGCGCAGATCATGCGCCGCCTGGCCGCCGTCAAGTTACCGAGCTGA
- the holA gene encoding DNA polymerase III subunit delta, translating to MQIRPDALAAQLAKGLKPLYTVYGDEPLLAQEACDAIRSAARAQGYGERKVFTVSGAYFDWGPVLGAAQALSLFAERQFIEIRIPNGKPGKDGSEALQRYCERLPEDVVTLVSLPRLDKTQMNGAWFSALDGHGVTVRVDPVERRMLPQWIAQRLAAQGQPVAEGEEGQRALAFFADRVEGNLLAAHQELQKLALLHPQGPLAFEQIEQAVLNVARYDVFKLSEAVLAGQLTRVLRMLDGLQAEGEAAVLVHWTLAEDARALKRVREAVDAGKPLPMALREARVWGAKEKLFERIVPGLKTQQLVPLVEAAQICDGIVKGLRHPGWPQEPWDALKRLALMLIEVAAAPRAPKLALRP from the coding sequence TTGCAGATCCGCCCCGACGCGCTCGCCGCGCAGCTGGCCAAGGGCCTGAAGCCGCTCTACACGGTCTATGGCGACGAGCCGCTGCTGGCCCAGGAGGCCTGCGACGCGATCCGAAGCGCGGCGCGCGCGCAGGGCTATGGCGAGCGCAAGGTCTTCACCGTCAGCGGCGCCTATTTCGACTGGGGCCCGGTGCTGGGTGCGGCGCAGGCGCTGAGCCTGTTCGCCGAGCGCCAGTTCATCGAGATCCGCATCCCCAACGGCAAGCCCGGCAAGGACGGCTCCGAGGCGCTGCAGCGCTATTGCGAGCGCCTGCCCGAGGACGTGGTGACGCTGGTCAGCCTGCCGCGCCTGGACAAGACGCAGATGAACGGCGCCTGGTTCAGCGCGCTGGACGGCCATGGCGTCACGGTGCGGGTCGACCCGGTCGAGCGCCGCATGCTGCCGCAATGGATCGCGCAGCGCCTGGCGGCCCAGGGCCAGCCGGTCGCCGAGGGCGAGGAGGGGCAGCGCGCGCTGGCCTTCTTCGCCGACCGCGTCGAGGGCAATCTGCTGGCCGCGCACCAGGAGCTGCAGAAGCTCGCGCTGCTGCACCCGCAGGGGCCGCTGGCCTTCGAGCAGATCGAGCAGGCGGTGCTGAACGTCGCGCGCTACGACGTGTTCAAGCTCAGCGAGGCCGTGCTGGCCGGCCAGCTGACCCGCGTGCTGCGCATGCTGGACGGCCTGCAGGCCGAGGGCGAGGCCGCGGTGCTGGTGCACTGGACCCTGGCCGAGGATGCCCGCGCGCTGAAGCGCGTGCGCGAGGCGGTGGACGCCGGCAAGCCGCTGCCGATGGCGCTGCGCGAGGCGCGCGTCTGGGGCGCGAAGGAAAAGCTGTTCGAGCGCATCGTGCCGGGCCTGAAGACCCAGCAGCTGGTCCCGCTGGTCGAGGCCGCGCAGATCTGCGACGGCATCGTCAAGGGCCTGCGCCACCCCGGCTGGCCGCAGGAGCCCTGGGACGCGCTGAAGCGCCTGGCCCTGATGCTGATCGAGGTGGCCGCCGCGCCGCGCGCGCCGAAGCTGGCGCTGCGGCCTTAG
- a CDS encoding GNAT family N-acetyltransferase, with product MMPTPPDALHCLEPAAYPLLAPLLHEHAAARAEVPLNAVLRGGARGGVWVDDPLRPRAALISATGSSSYLLGDARLPGLDARLAVSIETQLREDCEAIGGSCFVATLFDMDWEWTLLRAIAHRGPEADQWQYHRFDATRFELWRPGYRLLAPGLTLARIDRALAERLWEGELDEFWPSVEAFLAQGFGYVVQAADGQLLSHCFSCYVSGTRHEIAVRTHDEGFYKRGLATQACAAYLQEAWRRGLEPQWTAMVSHPASLALALKLGFAPDYRLRSWEFCYPGLAD from the coding sequence ATGATGCCCACCCCTCCCGACGCGCTGCACTGCCTCGAACCCGCCGCCTACCCCCTGCTCGCCCCGCTGCTGCATGAACATGCGGCGGCGCGCGCCGAGGTGCCGCTGAACGCGGTGCTGCGCGGCGGCGCCCGGGGCGGCGTCTGGGTGGACGACCCGCTGCGCCCGCGCGCGGCCCTGATCAGCGCCACCGGCAGCAGCAGCTATCTGCTGGGCGATGCCCGGCTGCCGGGCCTGGACGCGCGGCTGGCGGTCAGCATCGAGACCCAGCTGCGCGAGGACTGCGAGGCGATCGGTGGCAGCTGCTTTGTCGCGACCCTGTTCGACATGGACTGGGAATGGACCCTGCTGCGCGCGATCGCGCACCGCGGCCCCGAGGCCGATCAATGGCAGTACCACCGCTTCGACGCGACGCGCTTCGAGCTCTGGCGGCCCGGCTACCGCCTGCTGGCGCCGGGGCTGACGCTGGCGCGTATCGACCGCGCGCTGGCCGAGCGGTTGTGGGAGGGCGAGCTGGACGAGTTCTGGCCCTCGGTCGAGGCCTTCCTGGCCCAGGGCTTCGGCTATGTGGTGCAGGCGGCCGACGGCCAGCTGCTGAGCCACTGCTTCTCCTGCTATGTCAGCGGCACCCGCCACGAGATCGCGGTGCGCACCCATGACGAGGGCTTCTACAAGCGCGGCCTGGCCACCCAGGCCTGTGCGGCCTATCTGCAGGAAGCCTGGCGGCGCGGGCTGGAGCCGCAATGGACCGCGATGGTCAGCCACCCGGCCTCGCTGGCGCTGGCGTTGAAGCTGGGCTTCGCGCCGGACTACCGGCTGCGTTCCTGGGAGTTCTGCTATCCCGGCCTGGCCGACTAA
- a CDS encoding methylamine utilization protein, with the protein MNRCASSHALLAACLLGCIGAAQALPWLVQVRGPDGAPLADAAVAVELRGQASRAPAGTRAEMAQRERQFQPFVLVVQTGTAVNFPNFDTVRHHVYSFSPVKTFDLKLYTGTPAEPVLFDKSGIAALGCNIHDKMGAHIVVVDTPVFAKTDAQGQVRLDLPPGEHWLRAWHPRQARPQLQSQRLSVPAGGAGGGSTTLTLE; encoded by the coding sequence ATGAACCGATGCGCCTCCTCGCATGCGCTGCTGGCGGCCTGCCTGCTGGGCTGCATCGGTGCGGCCCAGGCCCTGCCCTGGCTGGTGCAGGTGCGCGGCCCGGACGGCGCGCCGCTGGCCGATGCGGCGGTGGCGGTGGAGCTGCGCGGCCAGGCCAGCCGCGCGCCGGCCGGCACCCGGGCCGAGATGGCACAGCGCGAGCGCCAGTTCCAGCCCTTCGTGCTGGTGGTGCAGACCGGCACCGCGGTGAACTTCCCGAACTTCGACACGGTGCGCCACCATGTCTATTCCTTCTCGCCGGTGAAGACCTTCGACCTCAAGCTCTACACCGGCACGCCGGCCGAGCCGGTGCTGTTCGACAAGTCCGGCATCGCGGCCCTGGGCTGCAATATCCACGACAAGATGGGCGCGCATATCGTCGTCGTCGACACGCCCGTCTTCGCCAAGACCGATGCCCAGGGCCAGGTGCGGCTGGACCTGCCGCCCGGCGAGCATTGGCTGCGCGCCTGGCACCCGCGCCAGGCCCGGCCGCAGCTGCAGAGCCAGCGCCTGAGCGTGCCGGCCGGCGGCGCGGGCGGCGGCAGCACCACCCTGACCCTGGAGTGA
- a CDS encoding bifunctional diguanylate cyclase/phosphodiesterase: MPAFLNLRRLEGRIVALFLALLLVVQLAGFALTRSSIGRNADGAIAAELKTGERVLQRLLAQEADKRRDAAELLAKDYGFKQAIGLPLAEAGTVETIRDALMNQGERIGASVVAYADNELHLVAATRADAERFMGLLQTLSRSSGNGAAQQSAAPQLALLDGGEAYQVVAVPVRTPAPVGWILMGFALDAAPLRDLQSLSELRSLLVVRDGARGWRPLVGTLPDATAGRLAQQIPAGGEARMFAVSVADEQLRGRFVPLLHKGPQEQLGAVLLRSFDEAIAPYRQLQLTLLGFTIVGVVAFALGSVLMARRISRPLQQLARSARRLGQGDYDTPIPPPVRHEVAEVRELATAVETMRTDIREREEQVHRLAFWDPLTGLPNREQFAQHLGERLAAGQACAVLMLDLDRFKHVNDVLGHAFGDRLLCSVAARLQALQGGAAGHLLARLGGDEFVLLLDGADANAALALAARIHHDFETPLCIDDQTVDLGAGIGIVLAPEQGREVSQLLARAELAMYAAKRRQSGSMVYESALDAGSQEALSLLSELRRAIELQELRLFLQPKVDLKSGLVHSAEALVRWEHPTRGLVPPMQFIPFAEQTGFIRQLTAWVIEESAKVAREAQRLGLPLRISVNLSTRDLLDQDLPAKIEALLSRHGADPSMQCLEITESAIMDDPQRALHTLERLSEMGFKLSIDDFGTGYSSLAYLKRLPVNELKIDRSFVMAMERDLDDARIVRSTIELAHNLGLSVVAEGVETGKAWKLLAELGCDEGQGYFIGRPVPAQQLLDWLPGWRAPDLSNESLDTVMAGLN; encoded by the coding sequence ATGCCCGCCTTCCTGAACCTGCGCCGGCTCGAGGGCCGCATCGTCGCGCTGTTCCTGGCCTTGCTGCTGGTGGTGCAGCTGGCCGGCTTCGCACTGACCCGCAGCAGCATCGGCCGCAATGCCGACGGCGCGATCGCCGCCGAGCTGAAGACCGGCGAGCGCGTGCTGCAGCGCCTGCTGGCGCAGGAGGCCGACAAGCGCCGCGACGCCGCCGAGCTGCTGGCCAAGGACTACGGCTTCAAGCAGGCGATCGGCCTGCCGCTGGCCGAGGCCGGCACGGTCGAGACCATCCGCGATGCGCTGATGAACCAGGGCGAGCGCATCGGCGCCAGCGTGGTCGCCTATGCCGACAACGAGCTGCACCTGGTCGCCGCGACGCGCGCGGACGCCGAGCGCTTCATGGGCCTGCTGCAGACGCTGAGTCGCAGCAGCGGCAATGGCGCGGCTCAGCAGTCAGCAGCGCCGCAGCTGGCCCTGCTGGACGGCGGCGAGGCTTACCAGGTGGTGGCCGTGCCGGTGCGCACGCCGGCGCCGGTGGGCTGGATCCTGATGGGCTTCGCGCTCGACGCCGCGCCGCTGCGCGACCTGCAGAGCCTGTCCGAGCTGCGCAGCCTGCTGGTGGTGCGCGATGGCGCGCGGGGCTGGCGCCCGCTGGTCGGCACCCTGCCGGACGCGACCGCGGGCCGGCTGGCGCAGCAGATCCCGGCCGGCGGCGAAGCGCGCATGTTCGCCGTCAGCGTCGCCGACGAGCAGCTGCGCGGCCGCTTCGTGCCGCTGCTGCACAAGGGCCCGCAGGAGCAGCTGGGCGCGGTGCTGCTGCGCTCCTTCGACGAGGCCATTGCGCCCTACCGCCAGCTGCAGCTGACCCTGCTGGGCTTCACGATCGTCGGCGTCGTCGCCTTCGCGCTGGGCAGCGTGCTGATGGCGCGCCGCATCAGCCGCCCGCTGCAGCAGCTGGCGCGTTCGGCACGTCGCTTGGGCCAGGGCGACTACGACACGCCGATCCCGCCACCGGTGCGCCACGAGGTGGCCGAGGTGCGCGAGCTGGCCACCGCGGTCGAGACCATGCGCACCGACATCCGCGAACGCGAGGAACAGGTGCACCGCCTGGCCTTCTGGGATCCGCTGACCGGGCTGCCGAACCGCGAGCAGTTCGCCCAGCATCTGGGCGAACGCCTGGCGGCCGGCCAAGCCTGCGCGGTGCTGATGCTGGACCTGGACCGCTTCAAGCATGTCAACGACGTGCTGGGCCATGCCTTCGGCGACCGCCTGCTGTGCAGCGTGGCGGCGCGGCTGCAGGCCCTGCAGGGCGGCGCCGCCGGCCATCTGCTGGCGCGCCTGGGCGGCGACGAGTTCGTGCTGCTGCTGGACGGCGCCGACGCGAACGCCGCGCTGGCCTTGGCCGCGCGCATCCACCACGATTTCGAGACCCCGCTGTGCATCGACGACCAGACCGTCGACCTGGGCGCCGGCATCGGCATCGTGCTGGCGCCGGAGCAGGGCCGCGAGGTCAGCCAGCTGCTGGCGCGCGCCGAGCTGGCGATGTATGCGGCCAAGCGCCGCCAGAGCGGCAGCATGGTCTACGAGAGCGCGCTGGACGCCGGCAGCCAGGAAGCGCTGTCCCTGCTGAGCGAGCTGCGCCGCGCGATCGAGCTGCAGGAGCTGCGCCTGTTCCTGCAGCCCAAGGTCGACCTGAAGAGCGGTCTGGTACACAGCGCCGAGGCCCTGGTGCGCTGGGAGCATCCGACGCGCGGCCTGGTGCCGCCGATGCAGTTCATCCCCTTCGCCGAGCAGACTGGCTTCATCCGCCAGCTGACCGCCTGGGTGATCGAGGAATCGGCCAAGGTCGCGCGCGAGGCGCAGCGGCTCGGCCTGCCGCTGCGCATCAGCGTCAACCTCAGCACCCGCGACCTGCTGGACCAGGACCTGCCCGCCAAGATCGAGGCCCTGCTGAGCCGGCATGGCGCCGACCCGTCGATGCAATGCCTGGAGATCACCGAGAGCGCGATCATGGACGACCCGCAGCGCGCGCTGCACACGCTGGAGCGCCTGTCGGAGATGGGCTTCAAGCTGTCGATCGACGACTTCGGCACCGGCTATTCCTCGCTGGCCTACCTGAAGCGCCTGCCGGTCAACGAGCTGAAGATCGACCGCAGCTTCGTGATGGCGATGGAGCGCGACCTGGACGACGCGCGCATCGTGCGCTCGACCATCGAGCTGGCGCACAACCTGGGCCTCAGCGTCGTGGCCGAGGGCGTCGAGACCGGCAAGGCCTGGAAGCTGCTGGCCGAGCTGGGCTGCGACGAGGGCCAGGGCTACTTCATCGGCCGCCCGGTGCCGGCCCAGCAGCTGCTGGACTGGCTGCCCGGCTGGCGCGCGCCGGACCTCAGCAACGAGTCGCTGGACACGGTGATGGCGGGCCTGAATTGA
- a CDS encoding VOC family protein: protein MLHHLSFGVNNLRRAADFYDAVLEPLGYVRVWTDFEGDENTQAVGYGEPGGGDKLALKQHPNVAVAPGPGFHLAFSAPSREAVDKFHQAALRHGGQDNGAPGLRPDYGPHYYAAYVVDPEGFRIEAVITTAA, encoded by the coding sequence ATGCTCCACCACCTCTCCTTCGGCGTCAACAACCTGCGGCGGGCGGCCGACTTCTATGACGCGGTCCTCGAGCCGCTAGGCTATGTGCGCGTGTGGACCGACTTCGAAGGCGATGAAAACACGCAGGCCGTCGGCTATGGAGAACCCGGCGGCGGCGACAAGCTCGCGCTGAAGCAGCATCCGAACGTCGCCGTGGCACCCGGCCCGGGCTTCCACCTCGCCTTCTCGGCACCCAGCCGGGAGGCCGTCGATAAATTCCACCAGGCCGCGCTCCGCCACGGGGGCCAGGACAACGGAGCCCCAGGGCTGCGGCCCGACTACGGACCGCATTACTACGCCGCCTATGTCGTCGACCCCGAGGGCTTTCGAATCGAAGCCGTGATCACCACGGCGGCCTGA